One window from the genome of Dyella sp. A6 encodes:
- a CDS encoding ShlB/FhaC/HecB family hemolysin secretion/activation protein, producing the protein MQDIEGRRYAAGSQRQMVVGSQRWHAAGVWTLILAMGLVPCVLHAQTTTAQQEQRERAQRQAQQREALRSAPDVRLSGKNAFDYRLTTVPSETPCFRIDVVQLEGAHRKEFGFVQKYLDAYRGQCLGQEGLRLLAHRASDVLLARGYVTSRLVIPAQNLASGRLRVVLLAGTVGAVRFAPGSARADWRSALPIRPGDVLNLRAIEQGLEQLKRVPSQDARIDIAPGTQPNTSDLVLTVRRGKRWRIIANLDDSGATSTGKEQGGLTLAVDQPLGINDLLSIGYTHSAGNFKPTKGTHGGNINYSVPWGNWTFSLSSSHYAYRQTVFGSLQTFAYTGTSSTTAASAMRLLHRDARSRTSLELTVATRNEHSYIDSVQIQTQRRQVTSAELALIQRRYLGHSQLDLRLAYRWGVPWLGGDWQAGVAGGPTHRYGFATLDASLSTPFLMISTPWVWLSELHVQATGDHLYAEDDLTLGGRYTVRGYDGNTVLAGRHGYYWRNTLNLPIGSTGAQLYGGMDVGHVGGDSISGYASHSLSGAVLGVRGSRWGLSWDLFAGWPLQAPRGFPVRRPTAGMQWIYTY; encoded by the coding sequence ATGCAAGACATCGAAGGAAGGCGGTATGCCGCGGGTTCGCAGCGGCAGATGGTGGTCGGGTCGCAACGATGGCATGCGGCGGGTGTATGGACTCTCATTCTGGCGATGGGCTTGGTTCCGTGCGTGCTGCATGCGCAGACGACGACCGCCCAGCAGGAGCAGCGCGAGCGGGCACAGCGCCAGGCGCAGCAACGCGAGGCTTTGCGTTCGGCGCCGGACGTGCGGCTGTCCGGGAAAAACGCTTTCGACTACCGCCTGACCACGGTTCCCTCGGAGACGCCTTGTTTCCGCATTGATGTCGTGCAGTTGGAAGGCGCGCATCGCAAAGAATTCGGTTTCGTGCAGAAGTACCTGGACGCCTATCGCGGACAGTGCCTGGGTCAGGAGGGCCTGCGCCTGCTGGCCCACCGTGCATCGGATGTACTGCTGGCGCGCGGTTACGTCACCAGCCGATTGGTGATCCCGGCGCAGAACCTTGCCAGTGGCCGCCTGCGCGTGGTGCTGCTGGCCGGCACGGTGGGCGCGGTGCGTTTCGCGCCGGGTTCGGCCAGGGCGGATTGGCGCAGCGCGTTGCCGATCCGCCCCGGCGACGTCCTGAACCTGCGTGCGATCGAACAGGGGCTGGAACAGCTCAAGCGTGTTCCTTCACAGGACGCGCGCATCGACATCGCCCCCGGCACGCAGCCGAATACCTCCGACCTCGTGCTCACCGTCAGACGCGGCAAGCGCTGGCGGATCATCGCCAATCTCGACGACAGCGGCGCGACCAGCACCGGCAAGGAGCAGGGCGGTCTCACCCTGGCTGTGGACCAGCCGCTGGGCATCAACGATCTGCTGAGCATCGGCTACACGCACAGTGCAGGTAATTTCAAACCCACGAAGGGCACGCACGGCGGCAACATCAACTACAGCGTGCCGTGGGGCAACTGGACCTTCAGCTTGTCCTCGTCGCACTACGCCTACCGCCAGACGGTGTTCGGGTCGCTGCAAACCTTCGCCTACACCGGTACGTCGAGCACGACGGCGGCTAGTGCCATGCGGCTGCTGCACCGCGACGCGCGCAGCCGCACCTCGTTGGAGCTGACCGTCGCCACCCGCAACGAGCACAGCTATATCGACAGCGTGCAGATCCAGACCCAGCGGCGGCAAGTGACCTCGGCGGAACTGGCCTTGATCCAGCGCCGCTACCTGGGGCATTCGCAGCTCGATCTGCGCCTCGCCTATCGCTGGGGGGTGCCATGGCTGGGTGGTGACTGGCAAGCAGGCGTCGCGGGTGGTCCCACCCATCGCTATGGCTTCGCCACGCTCGATGCCAGCCTGAGTACGCCGTTCCTGATGATTTCCACACCGTGGGTGTGGTTGTCCGAGTTGCACGTGCAGGCCACCGGCGATCACCTGTATGCGGAGGACGACCTTACCCTCGGTGGCCGCTACACGGTACGTGGCTACGACGGCAACACGGTGCTCGCTGGCCGCCATGGGTACTACTGGCGCAACACGCTCAACCTGCCGATCGGCAGCACGGGCGCCCAGCTGTACGGCGGCATGGATGTAGGCCACGTGGGCGGCGACTCCATCAGCGGTTATGCCAGCCACAGCCTGAGCGGTGCGGTGCTGGGCGTGCGCGGCTCGCGATGGGGCCTGAGCTGGGATTTGTTCGCTGGCTGGCCGTTGCAGGCGCCGCGTGGTTTCCCGGTGCGCCGGCCCACGGCCGGCATGCAATGGATTTACACCTACTGA